In Desulfofundulus kuznetsovii DSM 6115, the following are encoded in one genomic region:
- a CDS encoding MFS transporter, translating to MKDNESMKKYVLLAATLASFLTPFMGSAVNLAVPAIGREFHLEALMLNWIVTSYLLASSVFLLPFGRAADLYGRKKVFLVGIITYTLLSLLSGLATSGEMLILFRILHGIGGAMIFGTGVAILTGVFPPRERGKVLGINVAAVYTGLSLGPVVGGFLTHQFGWRYIFYLNFLLGLIVVLVTVFKLKGEWRDVRGEKYDPAGAFLYTLGMAAFMYGIASANTSTSARWVLAMGLVLLALFIRQELRYPYPLINLNLFRNLVFAFSNLAALIHYSATFAVGFLLSLYLQVVRGLDAQTAGFILLAQPVLMALLSPLAGRLSDRVEPRLLASLGMALSFVGLFLFSLINKTTPLWTIMGYLVLLGTGFALFSSPNTNAVMSAVEKRYYGVASATLGTMRLVGQALSMALVTFFFGLYLKGTTITPSASPLLLKSMHISFLLFAVLCAGGVYFSLARGEVRKKEGRP from the coding sequence ATGAAAGATAACGAAAGCATGAAAAAATACGTTTTGCTGGCGGCTACTCTGGCTTCCTTTTTAACTCCCTTTATGGGCAGTGCCGTTAACCTGGCCGTTCCGGCCATCGGTCGGGAGTTTCACCTGGAAGCATTGATGCTCAACTGGATTGTTACTTCCTATCTCCTGGCCTCCTCTGTTTTCTTGCTTCCCTTTGGCCGGGCGGCGGACCTGTACGGCAGGAAAAAAGTCTTTCTGGTCGGGATCATTACTTATACCTTGCTGTCCCTTTTAAGCGGTCTGGCCACTTCAGGGGAAATGCTGATCCTTTTCCGCATCCTGCACGGCATTGGCGGGGCCATGATCTTCGGTACCGGCGTGGCCATCCTGACCGGCGTATTTCCTCCCCGGGAACGGGGGAAAGTGCTGGGCATCAACGTGGCGGCTGTTTATACGGGGTTATCCCTGGGGCCGGTGGTAGGCGGGTTTTTAACCCACCAGTTTGGCTGGCGGTATATTTTCTACCTGAACTTTTTGCTTGGCTTAATTGTGGTCCTGGTCACCGTGTTTAAACTCAAGGGAGAATGGCGGGATGTGCGGGGTGAAAAATATGACCCGGCGGGGGCGTTCCTTTACACCCTGGGCATGGCGGCATTCATGTACGGCATCGCGTCGGCCAACACCAGCACCTCTGCCCGCTGGGTCCTGGCAATGGGTCTGGTTTTGCTGGCCCTGTTTATCCGGCAGGAGCTGCGCTACCCCTATCCGTTGATCAACCTGAACCTTTTCCGCAACCTGGTTTTTGCCTTTTCCAACCTGGCGGCGCTCATTCACTATAGCGCCACCTTTGCGGTGGGTTTTTTGCTTTCCCTGTACCTGCAGGTGGTCAGGGGGCTGGATGCCCAGACTGCCGGCTTTATCCTCCTGGCACAGCCCGTTCTGATGGCCCTTCTTTCCCCGCTGGCCGGCAGGCTTTCCGACCGTGTCGAGCCGCGGCTGCTTGCTTCCCTGGGGATGGCTTTAAGCTTTGTCGGGCTTTTCCTTTTTTCCCTTATAAACAAAACCACTCCTTTGTGGACGATAATGGGATATCTGGTGTTGCTTGGCACTGGCTTTGCCCTGTTTTCTTCACCCAATACCAATGCGGTAATGAGTGCAGTGGAAAAACGCTATTACGGGGTGGCTTCCGCCACCCTGGGTACCATGCGCCTGGTGGGTCAGGCTTTAAGCATGGCCCTGGTGACCTTCTTCTTTGGCCTTTATCTGAAGGGCACGACCATTACCCCGTCTGCGAGTCCGCTCTTGCTGAAAAGCATGCATATATCCTTTTTGCTCTTTGCCGTGCTCTGCGCCGGCGGCGTATATTTCTCCCTGGCCCGGGGGGAGGTCCGGAAAAAAGAAGGGCGGCCGTAA